Proteins found in one Chloroflexota bacterium genomic segment:
- a CDS encoding type II toxin-antitoxin system VapC family toxin — protein sequence MSGHVVVDASVAVKWLVREEHTDRALAILSAWHDDEVTPAAPYLLPFEVANALHRRVIRDQLSVGDSARMISQLLSSRLELHQTQELHVRALELATELQQGAVYDTHYLALAEEFGCELWTADERFCRAASQASRNVRWIGDPGVLG from the coding sequence GTGAGCGGACATGTCGTCGTCGATGCGAGCGTGGCCGTCAAGTGGTTGGTGAGAGAGGAGCACACTGACAGGGCTTTGGCGATTCTCAGTGCATGGCATGACGATGAGGTCACCCCGGCCGCTCCCTACCTGCTGCCCTTCGAAGTCGCCAACGCGCTCCATCGAAGGGTGATTCGCGACCAGTTGAGCGTCGGAGACTCCGCTCGCATGATCTCGCAGTTGCTTAGCTCGCGGCTTGAGTTGCACCAGACGCAAGAGCTACACGTCAGAGCCCTGGAGTTGGCAACCGAACTTCAACAGGGCGCGGTCTACGACACCCACTACTTGGCGCTGGCAGAAGAGTTTGGCTGCGAGTTGTGGACCGCCGACGAGAGATTCTGCCGCGCAGCAAGCCAGGCTTCCCGGAACGTTCGTTGGATCGGAGATCCCGGCGTCCTCGGTTAG
- a CDS encoding metallophosphoesterase family protein encodes MAGADGQPRSRPRARVLPRLRGPWTGGRAIAQSPNLRFAILSDAHMISPGAPPQHGADARENLKAAVRALAGVRPAPQLVVHLGDQTSTSSPAAYAEFVRITHDVAMPQLFVQGNHDDGRMLADALALPNDVEPAGAPGGYYALVRGGVLLVVLNSNPVGGAVGGRLGAEQLAWLDGTLDARSGESAVLFVHHHCHPIGIDWLDRVMLTNAAALMAVLERHDRVLGVFSGHVHRRTSDTVNGIRSETAPSTWITLGPDQSNPHANAQQGFLVVDVNDDGLCITEVPI; translated from the coding sequence TTGGCAGGAGCCGATGGACAGCCTCGATCCCGACCGCGTGCGCGAGTTCTACCGCGACTTCGTGGACCGTGGACCGGAGGCCGCGCCATAGCTCAGTCGCCCAACCTGCGCTTCGCCATCCTCAGCGACGCCCACATGATCTCGCCCGGCGCCCCGCCGCAGCATGGCGCGGACGCACGCGAGAATTTGAAAGCGGCGGTTCGCGCGCTGGCCGGCGTTCGTCCGGCGCCGCAGCTCGTCGTGCATCTGGGCGACCAGACGAGCACGTCCAGCCCGGCGGCCTATGCCGAATTCGTGCGCATCACGCATGACGTAGCCATGCCGCAACTCTTCGTGCAGGGAAATCACGACGACGGCAGGATGCTGGCCGACGCGCTCGCGCTCCCGAATGACGTCGAGCCCGCGGGAGCGCCCGGCGGCTACTACGCGCTCGTCCGCGGCGGGGTGCTGCTGGTGGTGCTCAATTCCAACCCTGTTGGCGGCGCCGTCGGGGGGCGTCTGGGCGCCGAGCAACTCGCCTGGCTCGATGGCACGTTGGACGCCCGTAGCGGTGAGTCAGCCGTGCTGTTCGTCCATCACCATTGCCATCCAATTGGCATCGATTGGCTGGACCGCGTGATGCTGACAAATGCTGCCGCTCTCATGGCCGTCCTGGAGCGCCACGACCGCGTGCTGGGCGTCTTCTCGGGTCACGTGCATCGGCGCACGAGCGACACGGTGAATGGCATTCGGAGCGAAACGGCGCCATCGACCTGGATAACCCTCGGCCCGGATCAATCCAATCCGCACGCCAACGCCCAACAGGGATTCCTGGTGGTGGACGTGAACGACGACGGGCTGTGCATCACCGAGGTACCGATCTGA
- a CDS encoding DUF3105 domain-containing protein, whose translation MARRRGSRAAVKLERRREARQERQRIARRRRWLRRSLIGSGVLLAVGGVAALIVLLIVSNTPSAEVAARRVRIDDEGRLHVPVGTPIEYANVPPASGTHYPIGAPYGVYEEPVEEGLWVHNLEHGAIAVLYRCDTDCDEVVPQLEAIHQDLPNGAFGEVKLIAMPYAGLAPKFMLVAWHWQEPMDSLDPDRVREFYRDFVDRGPEAAP comes from the coding sequence GTGGCGAGGCGACGCGGGTCCAGGGCGGCGGTCAAACTCGAACGTCGCCGGGAGGCGCGTCAAGAGCGGCAGCGCATCGCGCGACGTCGCCGCTGGCTGCGGCGCTCGCTGATTGGCAGCGGCGTGTTGCTCGCGGTGGGCGGCGTCGCCGCGCTGATCGTTCTCTTGATCGTTTCAAACACGCCGTCCGCCGAAGTTGCCGCCCGGCGCGTCCGGATCGACGACGAAGGCCGCCTGCACGTCCCCGTGGGGACGCCCATTGAGTACGCCAACGTTCCCCCGGCGTCAGGAACCCACTACCCCATCGGCGCGCCCTACGGGGTCTACGAAGAGCCGGTCGAGGAAGGTCTGTGGGTGCACAACCTGGAGCACGGGGCCATTGCGGTGCTGTATCGCTGTGACACCGACTGTGACGAGGTGGTGCCGCAGCTGGAGGCCATTCATCAGGACCTTCCCAACGGGGCATTCGGCGAGGTGAAGCTGATCGCGATGCCGTATGCGGGACTGGCGCCCAAGTTCATGCTGGTGGCCTGGCATTGGCAGGAGCCGATGGACAGCCTCGATCCCGACCGCGTGCGCGAGTTCTACCGCGACTTCGTGGACCGTGGACCGGAGGCCGCGCCATAG
- the gndA gene encoding NADP-dependent phosphogluconate dehydrogenase: MPATAAAGLIGLGVMGRNLALNIASRGFPLAVYNRTYSRTTHFLEREASGTDIQGVESLEDFVAALERPRRVILMVDAGRAVDAVLDQLIPLLDPGDTIVDGGNSFYADTERRIDVVEGARMHYLGTGISGGETGARYGPSIMPGGDEDAYARLAPILTRIAAQVDDGPCVTHVGRRSAGHYVKMVHNGIEYGDMQLIAEAYSFLAAAGYRPDELAGIFAAWNESDLESYLIEITADIFKVRDAEGDGFLVDAILDQAGQKGTGRWTSRDALDLGTPIPTIDAAVWSRHISALKDERVAAAPVLRPQGAPRIERFDGLVESVRLALYAAKVCSYAQGISLLRAASESYAYELELAELARIWKGGCIIRARLLGDIQRAFTADPSLVNLLLDEEFRAQLAEADEGWRRVVISAKNAGLPFAAMSASLDYYDAYRSDRLPMNLTQAQRDYFGAHTYRRLDRDGVFHTQWEEGAETGAAGSDPVDS, encoded by the coding sequence ATGCCTGCCACCGCAGCCGCCGGATTGATCGGCCTGGGCGTCATGGGTCGAAACCTCGCCCTCAATATCGCCTCGCGCGGCTTTCCCCTCGCGGTCTACAACCGCACCTACAGCCGGACCACGCATTTCCTGGAGCGCGAGGCGTCCGGCACTGACATCCAGGGGGTCGAGAGTCTGGAGGACTTCGTCGCCGCCCTGGAGCGGCCGCGGCGGGTGATCCTAATGGTCGATGCCGGCCGCGCCGTCGATGCGGTGCTCGACCAGCTCATCCCGCTACTGGATCCCGGCGACACTATCGTGGACGGCGGAAACTCCTTCTACGCCGATACCGAGCGCCGCATCGACGTGGTCGAGGGCGCCCGGATGCACTACCTGGGAACCGGCATCAGCGGCGGCGAGACGGGCGCGCGCTACGGCCCCTCAATCATGCCCGGCGGCGACGAGGATGCGTATGCGCGTCTAGCGCCCATCCTCACGCGGATCGCGGCACAGGTGGACGACGGCCCCTGCGTGACCCACGTGGGGCGCCGAAGCGCTGGACATTATGTCAAGATGGTCCATAACGGCATCGAATACGGCGACATGCAGCTCATCGCCGAGGCCTACAGCTTTCTGGCCGCGGCGGGCTATCGACCCGACGAGCTGGCCGGCATTTTCGCCGCCTGGAACGAGTCCGACCTCGAGTCCTATCTGATTGAAATCACGGCGGACATCTTCAAGGTGCGGGACGCCGAGGGCGACGGTTTCCTGGTCGATGCCATTCTCGATCAGGCCGGCCAGAAGGGCACCGGTCGCTGGACGTCACGCGACGCGCTCGATCTGGGGACGCCAATCCCAACCATCGACGCCGCCGTGTGGTCGCGCCACATCTCGGCGCTCAAGGACGAACGCGTCGCGGCGGCGCCGGTGCTCCGCCCACAGGGCGCCCCGCGGATCGAACGCTTCGATGGCCTCGTCGAATCCGTGCGCCTGGCGCTATACGCCGCCAAGGTGTGCTCGTATGCCCAGGGCATCTCCCTGCTGCGGGCCGCGTCCGAGTCCTACGCTTACGAGCTCGAACTCGCCGAGCTGGCGCGCATCTGGAAGGGCGGCTGCATCATTCGCGCCCGTTTGCTAGGAGACATCCAGCGGGCATTCACCGCCGACCCGTCGCTGGTGAATCTCTTGCTGGACGAGGAGTTCCGTGCGCAGTTGGCCGAAGCAGACGAGGGCTGGCGCCGGGTCGTAATCAGCGCCAAGAACGCCGGACTGCCGTTCGCCGCCATGAGCGCTTCGCTGGACTACTACGACGCTTACCGCTCCGACCGTCTGCCGATGAACCTCACGCAGGCCCAGCGCGACTACTTTGGCGCGCACACCTACCGGCGCCTCGACCGGGATGGCGTGTTCCACACGCAATGGGAGGAAGGGGCAGAGACCGGCGCCGCCGGCAGCGATCCGGTCGACTCCTAG
- a CDS encoding acetamidase/formamidase family protein, with protein MNSEVERQRISARHATCEFDADASPVVWVPSHARLTVEARDAYDGHCDDLDVDAFARRRTPGSMNPCTGPIGVRDAAPGDTLRVAIEAIRLAPRGYVAALPGTGILGDRPVDPGIEPFDVEGEAVRFAGRVRLPARPMVGTIGVAPAGGSIMTLSLGDHGGNLDFNEIAAGTTVYLPVRAPGALFGIGDVHATMGDAEAHSGVNITAEIDVTLDVLRGESLERPWFETATHVMTVGVADDLTEALRQATSAMEERLVRDLGVTPTQARMLSGAAVDLRLGQAGGYGVPVSAYARFPKSAL; from the coding sequence GTGAATTCAGAAGTAGAGCGCCAGCGCATCTCCGCGCGCCATGCGACCTGCGAATTCGACGCCGACGCGTCGCCGGTCGTCTGGGTTCCGTCGCACGCCCGTCTCACCGTCGAGGCCCGAGACGCCTACGACGGGCATTGCGACGACCTCGATGTCGACGCCTTTGCCCGCCGACGCACCCCCGGCAGCATGAACCCGTGCACGGGACCGATCGGGGTGAGGGATGCGGCGCCCGGCGACACGCTGCGGGTGGCGATCGAGGCGATTCGGCTCGCGCCGCGCGGATACGTGGCGGCGCTGCCGGGCACTGGCATCCTTGGCGATCGGCCGGTGGATCCGGGAATTGAGCCCTTTGACGTGGAAGGCGAAGCCGTCCGGTTCGCTGGCCGAGTCCGTCTGCCGGCCCGCCCGATGGTGGGCACGATTGGCGTGGCGCCGGCCGGGGGCAGCATCATGACCCTCAGCCTCGGGGACCACGGCGGCAATTTGGACTTCAACGAGATCGCCGCGGGCACGACCGTGTATCTCCCGGTGCGAGCGCCGGGCGCGCTTTTCGGCATCGGCGACGTCCACGCCACCATGGGCGACGCCGAGGCGCACTCCGGGGTAAACATCACCGCCGAGATCGACGTGACTTTGGACGTGCTGCGCGGTGAGTCCCTGGAACGGCCCTGGTTCGAGACGGCCACGCATGTGATGACCGTGGGCGTCGCCGACGACCTCACGGAAGCGCTGCGACAGGCCACGTCCGCGATGGAGGAGCGGTTGGTGCGCGACCTCGGCGTGACGCCAACCCAGGCCCGCATGCTTTCGGGGGCGGCCGTGGACCTGAGATTGGGCCAAGCCGGGGGCTATGGCGTGCCAGTGAGCGCCTACGCCCGGTTTCCGAAGTCGGCCCTCTAG